tcagtttcaggtcCAGGTTCTCCTTCCTCAGCAGCTGAAAAGCAAAGAGATGTAAATAAGCACTTTGAgcaaaccctacagccagtgagcaaaccctacagccagtgagcaaaccctacagccagtgagcaaaccctacagccagtgagcaaaccctacagccagtgagcaaaccctacagccaagGTCACGGCTGAGGGAGCATGGAGTCCATACAGTGGTTGGTGTCTGGAAGCTCTGGCCGTCGGCGCCAACCTTGTCCATGAGCGAGATGATCTGCAGGATAAGCTGGTCCTGCCGGAGGTCATCCCCGTGCTTGAAAATGACTGGATAGAGGCCCCCATCATCCGTCTTGAAGATCAGCTTGGCCGGCATGAGCGCACTCTGAAAGGAGTGTCACCATGAACTGTAAGGCACTGTGGGATATCACCCAGCTAGACGTTGTGTGCAGTGAAGGTCTCTGCACATCGCTATTTAGTCTACGTAGAATTTTATTCCAATAATGCATCAGGTTGTTTGACTTCCTGTAAAACTTTGACGTTTGTGTTGCAGTGAAATCTGAAAAGTGAGGAAGGAGGATGAGTGCAAGAAAGGACATCTTACCTTGAAGAGCGTGGCAGTGTCGGGAACGATGCCCCGGATCCGGACTTGGGGCTCCAGGGGTAGGGGGATGGGCTCAATCTCTGATAGGTTCACCTTCTCATTGTCGCCGAGCAGGGCCTGTAGTCTCTCAGTCTGAAAGACAGGGGGCGCCATAGAATCAACATCAGATCATGTGATCACAGAGCTTGCTGCGAGATTCAAAATGGAAGATCCCCCACCCAGCCAGATCCTACCTTCTTCTTACGGTTGCCACTCTCCCTCTGCACGGCCTTCATCAGCTGGACCAGCCGGTCCACAAAGGTCTGCTGGGTGGCCAGGAGGGACCTCATCACACGGACACTCTTATCTCCCTGCAGACCAGCAGCAGTCAGCCTGGACATCTCGCTCGGTTGAACATCACACGATCAGCGAGGACACGCACCTTGAGCAAAGCCTGACTGAACCTCCTCATGACGTTCAGGTACATGTCGTGCGTCTTGGGGTCTCTCTGCTGGGTGTCCTGGTCTTCACATTCCACTATCACATACCTGACAACACGCACACCCATGTCAAGTGCAGCAGTTCATCAAATACACAGGCTGGTGCATAAATGCAGCCTCGCACGTATGGCCTCCACACAGCCTTACCAGTACAGATAATTTGCCAAGGTGGAATTCTTGCAGGCTCGGGAGATGAGGAAGGTGCACAGGTCCTGCTGTGATACAGATGCAGCCCAAATTTAACACTGGCTGGAGTAACAAACCTGTTACACTGCTGTCACCAATCAAAAAGTACCTCAGGAACACTCTGCTGTACTTTTAGAACCAACCACTCAACTTTAATATCGTTTATTCTGGGTTTTCCCCTCTCCAtccccacctcctcctcctcctcctcctgatcTTACCTCAAGATTCTCAGTGTCTGCACCTTCTTTTCCTTTCTGGGCACTAGGGGGTGCTGGTGAGGCTGTCAGAATTTGTGAGCTAGAAACACATATAATGTTATATTATAACATGAATAAACGTTGTACAGAAAGATCCCTGGTCAAGCACCGGCCCACCCAGGGATCCCACTGGCGCCCTCACCTGTCCACATCCCCAAGGGCACCGCTCTCACCCAGGCCCCCCTGGCTGTCTCGCTTGCTTCCGGGCTCCAGCCCTCCCTGGATGTCGTTGAAGTTTTCGTACTTGAGGGCCTGGACCAGCTGGAGCAGGTACATTAGCAGGTCCTTGGGGAGGGAGAGAAGCTGTTAGAGGGAGCCGAATATATACGAGATAAAGATGCTCATGCTCCTCTGCTCTCCCGCTTGCCTCGTCGTCGGCCTGCTGCAGCCGGGCCACGGCGTAGCGCCGCACGGTGGTGTTGGTGAACTGGGAGGACAGCAGCTCCAGGGAATCCTCCACATCCATGGGCTTCCACTTCCCCAGCAGCTCCAGGGCCTGCTTGGCTTCCTGGGGCAGCGCCCAGTTCACACACTTCAGGAACTTGGTCAaggcctggggggaggggggcagtgggtACAGGATGTTAGGGGCAGACAGAGCTTTATCTGAGCGGGGTGGGCAGGTGCACACGCCATTTGGGACAATACACACGTAGAACAGTGCATCCCGTTTTCAGGACACATGCAGACAAGCCATATAAACACAGAATACATAAACGGAGAGTTTATAAACAGGGGGCTTATAAACACAGAAAGTGGGGCAGCAGATGTCATCGGAGCACTTAGGCAagggtaaataaatgtaataaaaaaaatacattttaaatggtTCCCTAGCATGCACAGAGAATACGCCTCCACACTGACGCAGgatgccacagacacacacacacgcatacacaccttCTCCTGCGTGGTCAGGTAATAGCGGAACTTCCACACTAGGTCCTGCTCCTCGGAGCTCAGCTGCTTGGTGGGGGGGTAGCTCACGATGATCTGAGGGGTAACAGAGCCATCAGTGCGCCCCCTCTCCTTCTCCCTGCCTCCCCCACTTTTTTATCATTCTGCTGGCCTAATTTAACAATGAATTATAAACACATAGTGGGTTGTATatgtaaaacataaataaaaattgtaaAAATTAATTTTTGTGTATGAAAAGCATGGAGGTGTAGAAAGGCACAGTTTTGTTTAAAATTGTGTGAAGTTTTTTTGCATCTCTCATGCTTATTTAGAATAAAGGTCACAGTTCCTGTGGTACGGCGAGAAAGAGACACACAAAAGTGGCAGGAGCTACAAAAGTTCCCGGTTCAGATGGCCTAGGAACCTGGAACCTGGAGGGAAAgcgccctccctctctcccccgtACCCTCTCTCCCCGGAGCACAGCACTCACATTGAGCTGGTCGCGCGTGGCGGCGTTGGGCTTCAGGTCATGGTCGGACGGCCCACTGCGCAGACTGCGAGCCAGCTTGTGATGTTTGCTCTCCACCAGGTTCTCCTATGGTGCACAGAAAGGGATATTTTAAAGTCATTCTGTGCCCTCAAAAGAACCCGAGCCCAAAGCTGCCCCGTCTCACCATGGACATCTGAGGGTCCGGCACTTTGACGATCTCGGAGCTGGTGAGCAAGGGGGCAGATTCATCCCCGTCCTGAGCAGAAAGAATCGACGAATCAGACACCTGGGCAGTGACATCATTAATTGCACTCTTTGAACACTGACTCACAGAGCATGACCCCTTATCGGATGACCACAATCATCACTGTATATAGTGATCCTATGGTAAGGCCTACCGGGATCATGGTTGTGAAgggaaggttactggttcaaatcccagatttggcagagtgatgtcatcattggTCCCTATAGCTGGGCCTTTAACTCCAATTTCCCCAGAGACTGTCTGACTCTACTCTCTCAAAAATGTTTGTTGCTTCAGATAAAAGCGTCTGTTAAGTAAATTAAATGCTAATGTCAGTCGAGTTTAAAGAAGTACGGGAAGCAGAGAGTGTCATCTGCTGATCTCTGTCAAAACTGTTTTAGTTCTTTCGCCACTAAAACGTTTGCTTCGTATTATTATTCATAAACTGCTTTGTTTCCCCACCAGCTGAGTGCTTCTAGCTCTATCTCACAgatactctctctctcccacacacaccaccccccccccccaccccacacacacagaccagtacTCACGTGTCCATTTATTTATATGggtaaaaccctaatcccagcaatgacgaccttaactccTAACCCatcgctaaccctaaccctctggggtctaggtaGGGAGCGAACTTTCACTGACTGCAGTATGGTCACGcatttcaatatcataaacttaattcactgtaaataaattatttcttatttgttttgccattaaactcatcttaatctcagtgtactttgtaaatatgtcagatttatgtgaagtttgtaatttcacatcaaagtatagacattgcaaaatgcagtttggaacacttgcagaaacagtataaaagtacatagtaagcaatggtgaaagtttgttttgatcccagatatctagtcaccaaagtcttggctacatgaagatgactgaatggtgtagttgcaacattcagttagataaataaacaagaaaaaccgaactcatgtcactatttctgggctcctttcattgaatatgtaggagcTTTCATGTgtttgcatgagccattcacacctggccacacccccccccccccttttatggtgctgatggggatgtatctggatcgcgtttcactgtTGCGTTGTTCATAAAATTACCATGCAAACGCGATCTGAATATgcggaaatgcggctatttataatgcgaacagcgatcttcaggtgagggcggcactacatgccccgatgcaggtaaaacaaagtaaggtgacacggtttacttttttgccgatttaaccaaattttttaaactttaatacttccgacaatgggcgttttgaaaagaagatagATTACGGATTCAGTCAgcgtttttttcatgtttctccataaagatttcagcgagatataaactgaaagaGACACGAAAAATTGTCAACAATGcactcgaccccagagggttatccataagtaaccaaacaaaatacgagatttctggcatttttagttttttgatagcagtcacaaatttttataaaattgagtttcccttgTGCAGACTGAAAAATTGGTCCCCAcgtcatcaaaataacagggttTTATTATATTACGTCGATATTtgtttcacacaatgtaatgtacttggaccacacacacacacacacacacacacacacacacacacacacacacacacacacacaccttctcatAGTAGACAATGCTGtactccttctctccctgtctGACTCTGGGGAACTCCACCATCAGGTACATGAAGTTGGAGCTCCGTTTCTCACTCTAtgtgacacacaaacacaaaaacggTTTTAAAAATGTACCCATATactagaaaaaaaacattctcttAAGAAAAAGCTATCATACGTCCCCTGTCCTCTGACGCCGGAGGGCTCACCTCATTGATCATCTCGATCTCACGGAACGTCAGACGGTCCAACCAGTCCACCTTCGCCATGTGACCCTGACGATGCGCCTTGGTCAGCTGATTTGAAAGAGACAGGAGACTGGGTAGGGTCATGGGCAGGAGAGCCACACGAAGGGCAGTGCAGATGACGGGCACGGAGCTCGGCCAATCAGAACAAGGCACGCCTCGACCCTCCCTCCCCGCTCATGCAGCTCAGCATTCAAGCGCATAGCCGTCCAGTTAGTCCCACACTGCGTGGTTAATGGTCACGCCGGTAATCCGGTAAATGATCTGTGATGCAGGCTGCACCGTTCAGCACCAAGGGTGTGTTCACACACAATACAGACGTGTGCGGctggagatcggcagcattcccACTGTCCTCACGATGCGATGGTGGACAGACgcgcgcgcacacgcacacactgacaCTCGCCTCATACTCACATCACTGAGTATCTCCAGGTCTGGACCCTGGAACAGACACTCATTTAAACCTCAGAGCTTCTCAACATGCCACTGACACATTGGGGTTTAAACTGCCACATAACTCGATTTTtgtagtgtgggggggggggggggggggggtgtcctggcTTTGTTCTTCTGTTCAAAGGGTTCCGAGATGCGGGCATAAGAGAACCTGCATGTTTTCTGCATTTCCTGCGCACCCTTAAATAATGACGCAGCTCCGACTGCAGACTGCGTGTTCTGACCAGTTTAATAGCGTGGCTGGCCCCTACCTTGGCCAGGCGGCCCATCTGGTCctccaggctgctgctggtacgCCCCGGGGTGGTGGTGACCTCGCTGCCGTCCCCCTCCATGCACGGCCATACCTTCAGGTCATGCATCCCCTGTCGGAACATCCTGGGTGTTTTCGGGACGGGAGTGGCGAGAACATGCATGTTAGAGACAGCGAATGCCAGGCCTTGAGGAGCTCAGGGTCTACAGCTACTGTACATTTTAACTCTTTGTGTACATTCCTCCGGATGTCAGTTTACAGCTCCTGGGGTCATATGATTCAGTGCGGACGCTATTCTGAGGGAATGGAACGCGCTTTCGAATCGCAACAATTTACTACCAAATTCATGACAAAATAGCTTAAAATTAATGTTGTCTGGTCatttatttgacaaaaaaatAGCAGGTTGCTAACGACCCAATGAAgtgcctgtattttgtaaacagTGCTTGGACAAAAATGTATCCCCATTTAGTTACTTCACTAAAACATTCGAAGTTTGCTCCTTTTGACCTCTTTTTTCACCCTTATTACCCCCACTGTCATTTTGTCCCTAAACTGCAAAGTGTAAATGGGGCATTATCTACTGGTAGTTTTTGCAATGTTTGCCCAATGTAGCGTGTTTTGTGGATAAAGAACATCCATATATCTGATCACTGGACCCATGCGGAGGTCCAAACACTCAAGGCTGGTTCATACTTCCCTGCACGTGTCCGCTCAAGTGTTTATGATGAGTTTGACGTCATTGGTCGCCTCCTTAGACAAATGCCTGCTGCACTCCAAATTTGTGTCTGTGCAGCGGTGTATGCGCAGCGGTGTATGCGCAGCTCTGGACACACTGCGCATGATCGATTCCCTAGCATAATACCAACATGGATGCTTTTGACGAGCATTGGGGTGGCAACCCTGTGAGCTGGctctctgaatttgtaaaatatGAAACTGACATAAACATCACTGCTGTGGTCCGTGTGCAGGGAACATCAGAAtaaaagtttattattaataaatatataaatagaacACATTGTGCGCATGAAACGTACGCGTCTTGACTGTATGAATGTTTCCGTGTATGAAAATGCAGAGTGGATGCAAGTGTTGCACTTGTTCGGAGAAGTATGATCCAGCCCTAATACATGTACATAAACAAGGACATTTGTCTGGCAGCCATTTTGAAATATTATAcaaaattattatttgtatgttatTTCGATATTATTTAAAATGGATATAACGTTTTATATTGTTATTATGTTAATTTCAGTTTGTTCAGGGaagacataatcaataatagTTTGTACAGTTGTTGTGTCTTGATGTACAgcggtggcctaatggttagggcaCCACACTTGTAATAGAgagattgctggttcgaatccctgaccagcaaggcaccagaggtaccctgagcaaggtaccgcccccaagcactgctccctgggtgctgaattagctgccccctgctatgtcactacgtcacatatgggttaaatgtagagGATGCATTtggttgttgtgcactgtggtgtgtcaacactgatcaccaaaattcaaatacatatgtttgaattttatatatatatatatatatatatatatatatatatatatatatgatgggTCATTTTGGAACCAAAGTGTGTAGTGACTCCTCAAAATCCCATATACAGAAAGGTTAAATCAGTAAAGAGGTGAACGTGCACTCTGCTTCAGCAACACAAACCCCCGCATCCCAGCGTGAACGGCGAAGCTGCAGACTCCTACCCGTACTTCCCGAAGAGAGAGACGGTGGTCCCGCCCACTGGTGTGGCCTGGCCGGGCCCGTACACGTCCCAGATGGTGAGTGCCACCTGAGCACTCTGGGGCAGGTCTGGGTACTTAACTGGGAGCCTCAACCACTCATTCCAACTAGAGGGCAAGAGTGGAAAACTGCCATTTACCCACTCAGGACAAATGGCGTTACTATCCGATACACGGAATACATCACTTATCATagatatagaaaaaaaaacagccccccaaAATGCAACATAAACAAGGCTCAAAATCGGAACACCCACAAGGTGCAAGACCCATGATTCATGTCACTGACATCTTACTGCCAATGAAAGCTGAGCATCCCTTATCACTTCCTGACtgactctgattggctgcttcaGAAGGCCTGCCCAATGAACCGGACCATACTCACTTCCAGCGCGTGCTGAAGGCTTTGTAGGAGGTGCGCACAGGAAGTGCCAAGGGCTTGCCCTCAGCGAACACCTGACACGTGACATAGAGGTCGGAGCAGGTCTCCTGGTAAAGCCCCGAGAACCGCAGCATGGGATCCTGAAGGAGGGCCTTGTAGCTCTTCTGCTCCCGCTTACCCTCCAGGCTGCCGCTGTCGGGAAGGAGATCATAataatcatcgtcatcatcatcactgtcgtcatcatcatcctccttCTGACACCTAGGTGTCCCCCTAAATGCTGACAGATGGTCTCTGCCCACAAAACTCTTGGCTAACAATTTACATTACAGAGACTCAGTGCCTGAAGTACCTGCACCTTCAAGCCCAGAAGCTCAAAATGACTACAAGATGCCTTGCTATTCTGGGATTTAAAATCTGACTATTGTCCCAGCTCTgactgcgtggagtttgcagtATCCCCTGCAATCATGCAGGCTTTGGCAGGTTGTCTGGTTATCTTTTACAACCCAAACTACAGGTTAAACTGCCACAATCAAGTGATAGGATGGATGTACCTATTAAAATGGACAAACGTACATTAACCGGCTTTTCAGGAAGGACCTTTGTGAAACTTGGTCCAAAAATGGTACTGCAACTCAGCAACAGTGGTTACAGTCAACATGAAAACGGAATTAACGTTGTTACGGGAAATTACCAGAGGTGTAATGTAGCCATCAATGCCGTTAGTATTGCCCGAAATAGCAGCGTAACCAATCTACGCTTACAATGTGAACAACTTTGCaagtccagcacacacacatacacacacacgctttACAAAAACAGCCATCAGTACACAGAGAATGAGGAACAGTCAAAAGACACACaagtgtattaaaaaaaaaaaaaaaaaagctcaagAACAGAGCATTTTCTCCTATGGATATGGAATTTCCCCAGTGGAAGCGGGGAACTTCAATTAAATAGAGTTTAATATGAATGCTGTCGTTTATGAATGGGACATTTAACAAGAGACTCGtcagaaagacaaaaaaagccCGAGATGCCGATCTAATGACTGATTACTATACGTAATAGTATAGTATTcggatattttatatatatatatatatatatatatatatatatatatatatatatatatatatatatatatatagagagagagagagagagagaggagagagagagagagagagagagagagagaatgactaAATTGCTGAATTATTTTTCTGTTAAAGAACTATTTGGATGACCCGGAAAAACCACACATAGTTACAATCAGTCACAAATACATTTACACAGCCAGCTTGCTTAAAACTCTAAAGACCCGTTCATCGGACCAAGCGACGTACTTGACTAAGCTGTGCTGTCAAAGCCGTGCTGTCAAAACGGCGGACTTACATTTTAAGCTGCACATTTATATCCATTTCACAACTGTAGACGTAGTTAAACTTGTCTGTATCCATGGTCGCGGATTTAAAGTATAAACGAGCAGATGGCGTTCAGCTGAGATCCCCGGCACGGAGAGCCGTCTCCAGCGTCTCTGGAAGGCCTCCGTGCGAAGACGCCGTGGAGCACCGGATCTCCACAGTCAACCGTGCTGTAAAGGATTACTGAACCCCAAAGTATATTAAATACTGAACTGCGAGTCCGACGATCACCAAAAGTGCTTAGACTGCGCGTCCCCCGGTAATTTTAGACTTCTTCAGTATCTACTCGGACATTGCGTTATTTTCCCTAGCGCAGTACACACAAGTAAAATCAACAATCCTCTTCAGACAAAAGTAGTTGATATCAATCCACGTTAGAATTTGTGGACACAGTATTGATCGTTGTACTCTGGAATCTATTAAGTCAGTCTATGTTGAGTACAGTACCTTCCTCTTTAGGACGTAGATGATTGGTTGAAGAATCCCGGAAGGGGAATTCTGGAGATTCGCTCTTAAAGCTGCAGGACGTCGTCTGTATGAAGGCCTGTATGAAGCGCATTGAAACCAAGttgctttatttaatttatgtaTACTGTAATATAAGAGGTGAACTGTAAAATCCATATCGATTCATCCAAGtggtctgtggaaaaaaaaaacctcagacACGGAGAAAACACCCACATTCACAAAAACAGGACCAAGAATCAAACATAGAACCATGAAATTATGAGGGTACAGTGATAACCATTGGGGCATGGTATGCATTATAAGATTATTCTTCTTATATGCTGTCAAGTCGATGGTGACCATATTTACAGCATTCCTTTAAAATGTCCTGCCTTCTGCCTGGGTTATAATTAACtagttgccagtccatcacaaggcacatacTCAGCCTAACTGCATGGTTATAGACTGTGCAAAACCtgcatgacatggggagaaaatgcaaactccagacacaCAGGATGCAAACCCCCAACTTCAGAGGTGTGATGAAACAGTGTCACTTTATGGTTTTCTAGCTGTCAGTGAATCCAAGGTCTCTGTAAACCAGTACAGGGTTATGTACGGCAAAGAATACCCTTATGCTATcaataaaaatgcattacttACATTCAAGCTATTCAGCCTAACCAAAACAAGGATTGTCCCATGTTGTCTCCCAGGGTACGACTCTGTGGTGACAGGTAGCCCCTCCTCATAGTTTATTTTATTGGCTGAGCTGAGTGATGAGTCAGTATCCACAGCAGCAGGtcacttctgtccattaaatGCTCCATTCGTCATTAACGCCTCTTTAAATGGACAGGGACCATTGCAACCGGACTTGCATGGGGGTCGGGGAGCCCTCTGACGCAACCGCACATTCCTGGCTGCTGAAGTTACAAAAACACATAATGCTCAGGGTTTCCGCTCCGTGTTCTGTTGGGAGGCATGACCAGGATACTTCTAAAGCTCTCTGCTTTAAACATACGTTATGTAGGGGGTCACACATGCCCTGTTTTCTTCATCATCCTACATCAGTGACttataaataatatttatttatccCTGCTCCATTCTCCCtaactctgccccccccaaaccatTATGATTCATAAAGGTTACCTATTTGTCTAGGATGATTTTGAACTTGAGAATTTAATCACATCGCTTGAGTGGAACATTAACTGATGTCTTCTCTCTGTGGTTCATCATGGCTTGGGAGAGGTTGTCTCTTGGAAAAGATGATTTCTATCTGTGGTCCGTTGGGCTACAGTGAACACGAGGAGTAAGGTCTTTGCGCCACTCTGGAGCACAGGATTGCATGGACTCTAGGATTATAGGTAGGTGTTAGaaagttttatcaaaagctGCTTTCACAGCTTGTACGTTTTTTTTTGGAAGCCATTCAAATTAGGTTGTTACTCATGGCAGTTCTTTGAGTCCAGCAGACCACCATGCAGCCTGTTGTTCTGGAGAATCTGCTGGATGAGGCAGTGCAGTAGCATCATGGCAGATGGGAACAGATTTTTACAAATGTGATTGGCTGAACACCGGGGCGTTTGACTGGAATGGAGAGGTTTGGGGGAACCCACAGGGCCCATTCACACTTCGCAAAGTTTTCCGACGATCTCCAACTCCCAGCCTGATAGCGGACCACAGGAGATGAGCTAATGTGAGCTAATGTTTTGTTCCGGATCAGGGAGCATTACCTCGAAGGCCTAACTACACCACTCCCCCCACTCCAGGTCCGTCTCCTATCCATTTAGTAGTGGAGCAGCTGAGGTAGGCGTGAGATGGACAAACTAACCTCACATGTACACACCTGCAGCGTGGCGATAAAAGTCTGATCCGTCCTTTATGAGTTTCCTCTACCCAAATAGGCGAAAATCTTGGCTAAGCTGCCTTAGGCCTGGATCAGGGACTACGTGAAGTCACAGTGCGGAtgcagtgctgctggaaccataCTGACATCATTGGGAGTTTCTCCAAGGGAAGGATGAGGACAAGGGTCATCGCAAGAGGAGGGCCACGCTGTCCAACTGGCTTAGTGTGAATTGAGACTTCTGGGATGCTACTTGGTGACAAGCTTGGTCTTGAGAGACCAGAATCATTCATGTTAACAGTATCCCAACAGGAAAGTCAACCAGACTCTATCTTATAGCAAAATTCTGTGAGGTTCCGTGCAGGTTAGAACTGTTCCTGCGATCCGATGGTGagtggtttaaatcccagggtcagacgagtgatttcaccattaggcccttgagaaaggcccttaaccccaactgcttcAGGGACTGGCTGTCCCTGCTCTCTCAGTTGTACGTTACTTTGGATAAAGGTATCTACTAAATAAGCAAATGCAGTATTTTACTGTGGTGGTAAATACCTTGTCGTGTAATGTATTCACAGAACCCCTTTTGGAATGTTGAAATAAAATAGTGTTTTGAAAGTCTGGGTATGAATATTAGCGCTGGAATCGTTAGCGTGATGATTACTGACGGCATTCTGCCAGGATCATAGTCTTATATTTTGGTGTGCTGTGACTTCCGCGGATCTTTATGACTTTCCTCCACATTTCGTGTGTTAGTCATACCGGGATGTGTCAGTGTTTCTATCGTTTTAGAGGTCATGCCCACTGGAGCGAGGAATTGTTTGCTCCAGAGTGCCAGAATTATGCCAAGACAACCTTTTTCCCCACGCCGCCTTCACCCCCCCGAGACCCCGGCACCGCCCGCCCCCCTGCGCCCCTCATCAGGGCTGCGCCTGGCTCATAAAGTATCGGGGGTATAAAATGGAGTTACTTTGGGCTGAGGGGAAGATTCTGAGAGACGACCATGAGCACAATGGCAGGACAGCTGGCTCTGGCCCTTTTGGTGGGGACTGCGCTTTGGACCACCTGCCCGGGGGCTCCAACACAATGTCACTTCAACTTCCGAGGTAAGGGGCATGGATGAGGCTTTGCTTAGTCTTCTTATAGATCACCCGTACCAAACTGAGGTTTTGGTTAGTTTTCTTATAGATCACACATACTGCAATGAGGTTTTGGTTAGTCTTCATGTAGATTACACATACTGCAATGAGGTTTTGGTTAGTCTTCATGTAGATTACACATACTGCAATGAGGTTTTGGTTAGTCTTCATGTAGATTACACATACTGCAATGAGGTTTTGGTTAGTCTTCATGTAGATTACACATACTGCAATGAGGTTTTGGTGTTCAGCTATAGGTTCACGTACGTTCACCATATTCTGTTTGCTTACTTCAACAGTCATGCTGAATACTTCAACGTTTATCTGACACTTGATATTTTAAAGATGCTGCCGGTGATTTTGTTTATACACATTCAGGTAAtgtttggtttcacttataGGGGGAGCACCTTTACTTTTTGAGTCACCTTGTCGGAAAATCTTCCCTGTTGCTTAGCATTTAATGA
The sequence above is a segment of the Brienomyrus brachyistius isolate T26 chromosome 12, BBRACH_0.4, whole genome shotgun sequence genome. Coding sequences within it:
- the pik3c3 gene encoding phosphatidylinositol 3-kinase catalytic subunit type 3 isoform X2, which translates into the protein MDTDKFNYVYSCEMDINVQLKIGSLEGKREQKSYKALLQDPMLRFSGLYQETCSDLYVTCQVFAEGKPLALPVRTSYKAFSTRWNWNEWLRLPVKYPDLPQSAQVALTIWDVYGPGQATPVGGTTVSLFGKYGMFRQGMHDLKVWPCMEGDGSEVTTTPGRTSSSLEDQMGRLAKLTKAHRQGHMAKVDWLDRLTFREIEMINESEKRSSNFMYLMVEFPRVRQGEKEYSIVYYEKDGDESAPLLTSSEIVKVPDPQMSMENLVESKHHKLARSLRSGPSDHDLKPNAATRDQLNIIVSYPPTKQLSSEEQDLVWKFRYYLTTQEKALTKFLKCVNWALPQEAKQALELLGKWKPMDVEDSLELLSSQFTNTTVRRYAVARLQQADDEDLLMYLLQLVQALKYENFNDIQGGLEPGSKRDSQGGLGESGALGDVDSSQILTASPAPPSAQKGKEGADTENLEQDLCTFLISRACKNSTLANYLYWYVIVECEDQDTQQRDPKTHDMYLNVMRRFSQALLKGDKSVRVMRSLLATQQTFVDRLVQLMKAVQRESGNRKKKTERLQALLGDNEKVNLSEIEPIPLPLEPQVRIRGIVPDTATLFKSALMPAKLIFKTDDGGLYPVIFKHGDDLRQDQLILQIISLMDKLLRKENLDLKLTPYKVLATSTKHGFMQFIQSVPVAEVLATEGNIQSFFRKHAPSDKGPYGISSEVMDTYVKSCAGYCVITYILGVGDRHLDNLLLTKTGKLFHIDFGYILGRDPKPLPPPMKLSKEMVEGMGGMQSEQYQEFRKQCYTAFLHLRRYSNLILNLFSLMVDVNIPDIALEPDKTVKKVQDKFRLDLSDEEAVHYMQSLIDESVGALFAAVVEQIHKFAQYWRR
- the pik3c3 gene encoding phosphatidylinositol 3-kinase catalytic subunit type 3 isoform X1, producing the protein MDTDKFNYVYSCEMDINVQLKIGSLEGKREQKSYKALLQDPMLRFSGLYQETCSDLYVTCQVFAEGKPLALPVRTSYKAFSTRWNWNEWLRLPVKYPDLPQSAQVALTIWDVYGPGQATPVGGTTVSLFGKYGMFRQGMHDLKVWPCMEGDGSEVTTTPGRTSSSLEDQMGRLAKGPDLEILSDLTKAHRQGHMAKVDWLDRLTFREIEMINESEKRSSNFMYLMVEFPRVRQGEKEYSIVYYEKDGDESAPLLTSSEIVKVPDPQMSMENLVESKHHKLARSLRSGPSDHDLKPNAATRDQLNIIVSYPPTKQLSSEEQDLVWKFRYYLTTQEKALTKFLKCVNWALPQEAKQALELLGKWKPMDVEDSLELLSSQFTNTTVRRYAVARLQQADDEDLLMYLLQLVQALKYENFNDIQGGLEPGSKRDSQGGLGESGALGDVDSSQILTASPAPPSAQKGKEGADTENLEQDLCTFLISRACKNSTLANYLYWYVIVECEDQDTQQRDPKTHDMYLNVMRRFSQALLKGDKSVRVMRSLLATQQTFVDRLVQLMKAVQRESGNRKKKTERLQALLGDNEKVNLSEIEPIPLPLEPQVRIRGIVPDTATLFKSALMPAKLIFKTDDGGLYPVIFKHGDDLRQDQLILQIISLMDKLLRKENLDLKLTPYKVLATSTKHGFMQFIQSVPVAEVLATEGNIQSFFRKHAPSDKGPYGISSEVMDTYVKSCAGYCVITYILGVGDRHLDNLLLTKTGKLFHIDFGYILGRDPKPLPPPMKLSKEMVEGMGGMQSEQYQEFRKQCYTAFLHLRRYSNLILNLFSLMVDVNIPDIALEPDKTVKKVQDKFRLDLSDEEAVHYMQSLIDESVGALFAAVVEQIHKFAQYWRR